A portion of the Paenibacillus marchantiae genome contains these proteins:
- a CDS encoding aldo/keto reductase codes for MKKNRLGSSELMVGEIGLGCMSLGTEVKPAVALIHEALDRGVNLLDTADLYDAGLNEEIVGQAIQGRREQVIVATKVGNRRIPGKEGWSWDPSKAYIKQAVRDSLKRLQTDYIDLYQLHGGTLDDPIEETIEAFEELKQEGLIRYYGISSIRPNVIREYVQRASIVSVMNQYSVADRRAEEEVLPLLEQKGISVIARGPVASGVLADSGAAKADKGYLDYTPEELHIIREGLGRLVTDNRSMAQTAIRYALAHPAVAAVVPGASSREQLLHNIAASESAPLTAAEINEIRELSPANLYKQHR; via the coding sequence ATGAAGAAAAATCGTCTGGGTTCATCCGAACTCATGGTTGGTGAAATTGGGTTAGGCTGTATGTCGCTTGGAACCGAAGTGAAACCTGCCGTAGCCTTGATTCATGAAGCATTGGATCGTGGCGTTAATCTTCTGGATACCGCTGACCTGTATGATGCAGGATTAAACGAAGAAATCGTGGGCCAGGCTATCCAGGGACGCCGGGAGCAGGTCATTGTGGCAACCAAGGTTGGTAATCGTCGCATACCGGGAAAAGAAGGCTGGTCATGGGACCCGTCTAAAGCCTATATCAAACAGGCTGTACGAGACAGCCTGAAACGGTTGCAGACAGATTATATCGATCTGTATCAACTGCATGGTGGCACTCTGGATGATCCAATTGAAGAGACGATCGAAGCCTTTGAGGAACTGAAGCAGGAAGGTCTTATCCGGTATTACGGCATATCCTCCATCCGGCCTAACGTGATTCGTGAATATGTGCAGAGAGCTTCCATTGTCAGCGTGATGAACCAATACAGCGTTGCGGATCGCCGGGCCGAAGAGGAAGTATTGCCTTTATTGGAGCAAAAGGGCATTAGCGTTATCGCTCGTGGACCTGTGGCAAGTGGGGTTCTCGCCGATTCTGGTGCTGCCAAGGCAGATAAGGGTTATTTGGATTATACTCCTGAGGAGTTGCACATCATACGAGAAGGCCTGGGCCGTTTGGTTACAGACAATCGCAGCATGGCTCAAACGGCCATTCGTTATGCTTTGGCGCATCCGGCTGTTGCCGCTGTCGTGCCAGGTGCCAGTTCGAGAGAGCAGTTGTTGCATAATATCGCTGCTTCGGAATCTGCACCACTTACGGCTGCGGAGATTAACGAAATACGGGAGCTGAGTCCCGCCAATCTCTACAAGCAGCACCGTTAA
- a CDS encoding response regulator transcription factor → MVRTVLLVEDESRIREIVADYFIKEQWNVIEAEHGVEALELLALHEVDLVILDVLMPEMDGWTLCGHIRSQSTVPIIMLTARSEDDDKIHGFQLGVDDYVTKPFSPRVLVARAETLMKRVEGAVSKEQSVIRFGCATIDPWARRLEKDGIEVELAPKEYDLLLYLTRNQGIVLSRDAILNRVWGYDFEGDSRVVDTHIKKLRSKLGDEAKCIRTVIGTGYRFEAEA, encoded by the coding sequence ATGGTCAGAACAGTGCTTCTGGTGGAAGACGAAAGCCGCATTCGTGAGATTGTGGCCGATTATTTCATAAAAGAACAATGGAACGTTATTGAAGCAGAACATGGGGTAGAGGCGCTGGAATTGCTGGCACTGCATGAAGTCGATCTAGTCATTCTAGATGTGCTGATGCCGGAAATGGATGGATGGACCCTCTGTGGGCATATTCGTTCCCAGTCGACCGTACCTATTATAATGCTGACTGCCCGATCCGAAGATGATGACAAGATTCATGGCTTCCAGCTCGGCGTGGATGATTATGTTACGAAGCCATTCAGTCCTCGTGTACTGGTGGCACGTGCAGAGACATTAATGAAGCGAGTAGAGGGTGCCGTTAGCAAGGAGCAGAGTGTGATCCGGTTTGGATGTGCCACAATTGATCCCTGGGCGCGGCGGCTTGAGAAGGATGGAATCGAAGTGGAGCTTGCTCCCAAAGAATATGACCTGCTGCTGTATTTAACTCGCAATCAGGGAATTGTACTGTCCCGTGATGCCATACTTAATCGGGTATGGGGATATGATTTTGAGGGCGATTCGCGTGTGGTGGATACCCATATCAAAAAGCTTCGCAGCAAACTTGGGGATGAAGCCAAGTGTATCCGAACCGTTATCGGTACGGGTTATCGATTCGAGGCCGAGGCATGA
- the gpmA gene encoding 2,3-diphosphoglycerate-dependent phosphoglycerate mutase → MYRVVLIRHGQSMWNVENRFTGWTDVDLTTDGYGEARKAGKILKEQGFDFDYAYASVLKRSIRTLDIALDEMDRMWIPITKTWKLNERHYGALQGLNKQQTALKYGEDQVKEWRRSVSVSPPALDETDDRYVQDQDKYQRLGCTIPRTENLMDTSKRVLEYWNAEIKPVVSAGKRVLISAHGNTLRSLVMHLDQMSEADVMALNIPTGIPLVYELDEDLHPIGHFYLTADGSTYKHEEMTHVAPPSD, encoded by the coding sequence ATGTACAGAGTCGTATTGATTCGCCATGGACAGAGTATGTGGAACGTGGAGAACCGTTTTACCGGTTGGACGGATGTGGATCTGACGACCGATGGATACGGAGAAGCGCGCAAAGCGGGAAAGATCCTGAAAGAACAGGGTTTTGATTTTGACTACGCTTATGCTTCAGTCCTCAAACGCTCCATTCGAACACTGGATATTGCACTTGATGAGATGGACCGGATGTGGATTCCGATCACGAAGACGTGGAAACTGAACGAACGTCACTATGGTGCACTGCAAGGACTGAATAAACAGCAGACTGCGCTGAAGTACGGTGAGGATCAGGTGAAGGAGTGGAGACGCTCCGTTAGCGTATCTCCCCCAGCACTGGACGAAACTGATGATCGGTATGTTCAGGACCAGGACAAGTATCAACGGTTGGGCTGCACCATCCCTCGTACCGAGAATTTGATGGATACATCGAAGCGGGTGCTGGAGTATTGGAATGCGGAGATCAAACCGGTAGTGTCAGCGGGCAAAAGGGTACTCATCTCCGCGCACGGCAATACGCTCCGTTCACTCGTCATGCATCTGGACCAAATGTCCGAAGCGGACGTAATGGCGCTTAATATCCCGACAGGCATTCCACTGGTCTATGAACTGGATGAAGATCTTCATCCGATCGGGCATTTCTACTTGACTGCGGATGGCTCCACGTACAAACATGAGGAAATGACTCATGTCGCACCGCCGTCCGATTGA
- the pssA gene encoding CDP-diacylglycerol--serine O-phosphatidyltransferase produces MKSLPSILTLGNLTSGMLAVIMAIHGEFALAVTMIWVAMFFDLFDGFAARKLHCEGEFGKALDSLADVVSFGTAPVLILYLNSMNEVSALGMALTALFPVCGALRLARYNCQKTASHGFVGMPITFAGGLMSFFALWSPYFTHGVAYLVIIVLSGLMVSQIRFPSLKQVLAPHEKDIVEPK; encoded by the coding sequence ATGAAATCTTTACCGTCCATTCTAACGTTGGGCAACTTAACTTCAGGCATGCTAGCTGTCATTATGGCTATTCATGGTGAGTTTGCGCTGGCCGTGACGATGATCTGGGTAGCCATGTTCTTTGATCTGTTCGACGGGTTTGCAGCCCGCAAGCTGCATTGCGAGGGGGAATTCGGCAAAGCGCTGGATTCATTGGCTGATGTTGTTTCGTTCGGGACCGCACCCGTGTTGATCCTATATTTGAACTCCATGAATGAGGTAAGTGCACTGGGTATGGCGCTGACAGCATTATTCCCGGTTTGTGGTGCATTGCGTCTTGCCCGTTACAATTGCCAGAAGACAGCAAGCCATGGTTTTGTGGGTATGCCGATTACGTTTGCAGGCGGTCTTATGTCCTTTTTCGCGCTCTGGAGTCCTTATTTTACTCATGGTGTAGCCTATCTTGTTATTATCGTATTATCCGGTCTAATGGTTAGCCAAATCCGATTCCCGTCTCTAAAACAAGTGCTAGCCCCCCATGAGAAGGATATTGTGGAACCGAAATAA
- a CDS encoding sensor histidine kinase, whose amino-acid sequence MYPNRYRYGLSIRGRGMRRNGVTMKLFLVMAGFLLLLYGTTVIAQLVWFPDFYQHQKISSIKKKLTKFEQQYSTGHWNDVQLAKETGKFMRQNQSHLVILTNTGKLVNDPFHIVLLQEDGKQVNISLSLFINSENAGWLASHLKYGQQLTVTGSASGMNDPMVYPLRIKDQSSVVSGTEDFQELTEPVEEWSGTLKDVVLPNLGTWSQRQGLLVQALDSRFPLSTEDQLSLANGKMINEEWTDSWSGVRNVLTIAPVHSSGPQQQLIFSLTSLQEMREASEATQLFYAYFGIAAFVLIVFLSLLLSRIVTKPLLALNHVAKKMSTLDFTVKSPIRRNDEIGSLSNSLNALSTTLGQTLEELRQANSQMRTDMEMKQRIEQRQREFFADASHELKTPISIIKGYSEGLKDGVSESKRERYIEIIADEAVKMETMVEEMLDLVRLESQAIKLNTDAVALGDMIEDIAGRLGPQLKEKELEVVLVSTTEQTVEGDRSKLEQVFYNMMMNAIRHAVPKTDIMIEISRPEGQVRISIENQGEQISEAERQYIWERFYRVERSRNRKMGGTGLGLAIAKQILDLHGCSYGVENTPDGVRFYIIFPNA is encoded by the coding sequence GTGTATCCGAACCGTTATCGGTACGGGTTATCGATTCGAGGCCGAGGCATGAGACGTAACGGTGTAACGATGAAACTGTTTCTGGTCATGGCCGGGTTTCTGCTTCTTCTATATGGAACAACGGTGATTGCCCAACTCGTCTGGTTCCCGGACTTTTACCAGCATCAGAAGATCAGCAGCATTAAGAAAAAATTGACGAAATTTGAACAACAATATTCCACGGGACATTGGAACGATGTGCAGCTGGCCAAGGAAACCGGGAAGTTCATGCGGCAGAATCAGTCGCATCTAGTCATCCTGACGAATACAGGTAAGCTGGTCAATGACCCATTTCACATCGTGCTTCTGCAAGAGGATGGCAAGCAGGTAAATATATCGCTGTCGTTGTTTATCAACAGCGAGAACGCAGGATGGCTTGCTTCACACTTGAAGTATGGTCAGCAATTGACCGTTACAGGCTCAGCAAGTGGAATGAATGATCCTATGGTTTATCCACTCAGGATAAAGGATCAGAGCTCCGTGGTCAGTGGAACGGAAGATTTTCAGGAGTTAACAGAGCCGGTAGAAGAATGGTCAGGAACATTGAAGGACGTTGTTCTTCCCAACCTGGGGACATGGAGCCAGAGACAGGGTCTGCTCGTGCAGGCGCTGGATAGCCGCTTCCCACTATCTACGGAAGATCAGCTCAGTCTCGCCAACGGAAAAATGATTAATGAGGAATGGACCGATAGCTGGAGTGGTGTACGAAATGTGCTTACGATTGCTCCGGTGCACAGCTCGGGACCCCAGCAACAGCTCATTTTTTCCCTGACGTCCCTGCAGGAGATGAGGGAGGCGAGTGAAGCTACACAACTATTTTATGCGTATTTTGGTATTGCTGCATTTGTGCTGATTGTGTTCCTTTCACTGCTTCTGTCCCGAATTGTCACCAAGCCATTGCTTGCCCTGAACCATGTTGCCAAAAAGATGTCCACCCTTGATTTCACAGTGAAATCGCCCATCCGCCGCAATGACGAGATTGGCAGTCTGTCCAACAGTCTCAACGCGCTGTCGACGACATTGGGTCAGACTTTGGAAGAACTAAGGCAGGCGAACAGTCAGATGCGTACCGATATGGAGATGAAGCAGCGGATTGAACAGCGTCAACGGGAGTTTTTTGCCGATGCATCCCATGAGCTCAAAACGCCTATCAGCATTATCAAAGGGTACTCCGAAGGGTTGAAAGATGGAGTCAGTGAGAGCAAACGTGAGCGTTACATCGAGATCATTGCCGATGAAGCGGTCAAAATGGAAACGATGGTCGAAGAGATGCTGGATCTGGTACGGTTGGAATCCCAAGCGATTAAGCTGAACACCGATGCAGTGGCTCTTGGAGATATGATTGAAGATATTGCCGGACGTCTGGGTCCACAACTGAAGGAAAAGGAACTGGAGGTTGTACTGGTCTCCACCACAGAGCAGACCGTTGAGGGAGACCGCAGCAAGTTGGAGCAAGTCTTCTACAATATGATGATGAATGCTATACGTCATGCCGTTCCTAAGACCGATATTATGATTGAGATCAGCAGGCCGGAAGGGCAGGTTCGAATCTCCATCGAGAATCAGGGTGAGCAGATTTCGGAAGCGGAGCGGCAGTACATCTGGGAAAGATTCTACCGCGTGGAACGCTCGCGTAATCGCAAAATGGGGGGGACCGGGCTCGGCCTGGCCATCGCGAAGCAGATTCTCGATTTGCATGGATGCAGTTATGGCGTGGAGAACACGCCGGACGGAGTCCGTTTTTATATTATTTTTCCTAATGCTTAG
- a CDS encoding undecaprenyl-diphosphate phosphatase: MGIIEGLTEFLPVSSTGHMILTAHLLGLSEDNESVKTFEVVVQLGAVLAVVVLYWNKFIDMFRFTGGKRSYTSRLNLIHIFLAMVPAVVIGLVFRDWIKAHLFGAQTVLYSLVIGGILMIIAERWSHRSERITTHDVDDITYKQAFVVGLFQILALWPGFSRSGSTISGGLFAGVSRVAAAEFTFLVSVPIMIGATGYDLYKSIDHLNTSDFPIFAIGFIAAFIVAMLAIKTFLSILKKLSLTVFAVYRFVLAAVFFIILMM, from the coding sequence ATGGGCATCATCGAAGGTTTGACTGAGTTTTTGCCCGTGTCCTCAACCGGACACATGATTCTGACTGCCCACTTGTTGGGATTATCGGAGGACAACGAGTCAGTCAAAACGTTTGAGGTGGTTGTGCAACTCGGAGCTGTACTAGCTGTCGTTGTGCTGTACTGGAACAAATTCATTGATATGTTCCGCTTCACCGGAGGCAAAAGGAGCTACACCTCCCGCCTGAACCTCATACATATCTTTTTGGCGATGGTTCCTGCCGTAGTCATTGGACTTGTATTCCGGGACTGGATCAAGGCGCATCTGTTTGGAGCACAAACGGTGCTGTACAGTCTTGTTATTGGTGGTATTCTGATGATTATCGCTGAACGTTGGAGCCACCGCAGCGAACGCATTACAACCCATGATGTAGACGATATTACGTATAAACAGGCATTTGTAGTGGGTCTTTTTCAAATTCTCGCATTATGGCCAGGCTTCTCACGTTCCGGTTCGACGATCTCCGGTGGACTGTTCGCAGGGGTAAGCCGAGTTGCTGCAGCAGAATTTACATTCCTGGTCTCTGTGCCGATTATGATTGGAGCCACAGGATATGATCTATACAAAAGTATCGATCATCTGAATACCAGCGATTTCCCGATCTTCGCGATTGGATTCATTGCCGCATTTATCGTAGCCATGCTTGCCATTAAGACGTTCCTGTCTATTTTGAAAAAACTGAGTCTGACCGTCTTTGCAGTGTATCGCTTCGTGCTGGCAGCCGTATTCTTTATCATTTTAATGATGTAA
- a CDS encoding cation:proton antiporter → MEFVLVLALILIFTKLAGDLSVRLGQPSVLGKLIVGVILGPALLGWVQPDDFIHYMSEIGVLLLMFIAGLETDLEQLKKNWKAAFAVAVGGIILPFIGGYGAAAAFGMSQTHALFFGLLFCATSVSISVQTLKDMNQLSSREGTTILGAAVVDDVLVVVILAVMMSLLGTGATDTSIPLLIGKKLLFFVVIIAASWFLVPRIMKWMAPLKVTETVITAGLIICFGFSYFAEWMGVAGIIGAFAAGIAISQTNFKHEVETKLEPIAYGIFVPVFFVSIGLNVTFDGVGSQIWFIIVISLIAIVTKLLGGGAGARLTGFDRSSSLAIGAGMISRGEVALIIASTGLASGLLDPEYFTSVVIMVIVTTLVTPPLLKITFARKKGEPQVEKGIEESHLNG, encoded by the coding sequence ATGGAATTTGTTTTGGTACTTGCACTCATTCTTATTTTCACCAAGTTGGCTGGAGATTTGTCGGTAAGACTCGGTCAACCATCGGTATTGGGCAAATTGATCGTCGGTGTTATTCTTGGACCTGCCCTGCTCGGCTGGGTACAACCGGATGATTTCATCCACTATATGTCCGAAATTGGGGTATTACTGCTCATGTTCATTGCTGGACTCGAAACGGATCTGGAGCAATTGAAGAAAAATTGGAAGGCAGCCTTTGCGGTTGCCGTGGGTGGTATCATTTTACCATTCATCGGAGGTTATGGAGCTGCCGCTGCGTTCGGCATGTCGCAGACACACGCTTTGTTCTTTGGACTTCTGTTCTGTGCCACTTCGGTCAGCATCTCAGTTCAAACGTTAAAAGACATGAATCAGCTCAGCTCTCGTGAGGGTACAACGATTCTTGGAGCCGCTGTCGTCGATGATGTACTGGTTGTTGTCATCCTCGCTGTCATGATGAGTTTGCTCGGAACAGGGGCAACCGATACTTCAATCCCTCTGCTCATTGGCAAAAAGCTGTTATTCTTTGTTGTCATTATCGCTGCCAGCTGGTTCCTTGTTCCACGGATCATGAAGTGGATGGCACCGCTGAAGGTCACGGAGACCGTTATTACAGCCGGACTAATCATCTGTTTTGGCTTTTCGTACTTTGCGGAATGGATGGGTGTTGCAGGCATTATCGGGGCTTTTGCGGCAGGTATCGCCATCTCTCAAACGAACTTCAAACATGAGGTCGAAACGAAACTTGAACCGATCGCGTACGGGATTTTTGTTCCGGTATTCTTTGTAAGCATCGGTTTGAACGTGACTTTTGACGGCGTGGGTTCACAGATCTGGTTCATTATCGTCATCAGTCTCATCGCCATTGTAACCAAGCTGCTGGGCGGAGGAGCAGGTGCGCGTCTGACCGGATTTGATCGCTCGTCCTCCCTCGCCATCGGTGCAGGCATGATTTCCCGAGGGGAAGTTGCTCTCATTATTGCTTCCACTGGACTTGCTTCCGGATTACTCGACCCTGAGTACTTCACCAGTGTGGTCATCATGGTTATCGTTACAACCCTGGTTACGCCACCTTTACTCAAAATCACCTTTGCACGCAAAAAAGGGGAGCCACAGGTTGAAAAAGGCATTGAGGAATCCCATTTGAATGGGTGA
- a CDS encoding DUF420 domain-containing protein gives MGKQDKGDPNIQSNQIAPTSNKNFAGLIITISIIANVIILLLFFAPSIGYKGDVAFDITVLPRFNAVFNSFTFIFLLAALIAIIKRNVKLHKRFILAAFSTTLLFLVTYLSFHYLSPETSKYGGEGIIRSIYFFILITHSILAAIIVPLALFTLVWGWTNQLKKHRKIARWTMPIWLYVSSTGVVVYLMMAPYY, from the coding sequence TTGGGCAAACAGGACAAAGGGGACCCGAACATTCAATCCAATCAGATTGCCCCGACCAGTAATAAAAATTTTGCAGGTCTCATTATTACCATTTCCATTATCGCCAATGTCATTATTTTATTGTTGTTCTTTGCACCGTCGATCGGATACAAAGGCGATGTAGCCTTTGACATTACAGTGTTGCCGCGGTTTAACGCCGTTTTCAACAGCTTCACCTTTATCTTCCTGCTTGCGGCCCTGATTGCAATTATCAAGCGGAATGTGAAATTGCACAAACGTTTCATCCTTGCTGCATTTTCAACGACCCTTTTATTTCTCGTTACGTATCTGTCGTTCCACTATTTGTCTCCGGAAACGTCCAAATACGGCGGGGAAGGCATCATTCGTTCCATCTATTTCTTCATTCTGATCACACACAGCATTCTGGCAGCGATTATTGTGCCGCTTGCTTTGTTCACTCTGGTATGGGGCTGGACGAATCAATTGAAGAAACACCGTAAAATTGCTCGCTGGACGATGCCAATCTGGCTCTACGTGAGTTCCACGGGTGTAGTTGTATATCTGATGATGGCACCGTACTATTAA
- a CDS encoding TetR/AcrR family transcriptional regulator gives MSKNNHLEPGEERRDQIIRIAMERFATQGYHQTKISDIVREAGVAQGTFYWHFKSKEAIASEIVLTGREKLLEAIGQGYRKDAGSVEDMVRASERLFTDLFSFAADNRYFMELLLKGIVSEDSVRRLVEETRNAVEQAFRHNMQRAIELGMLPESMDVPLRAALLVSMIEGMITRWLFGSEELHSKFSSMTATKLAAEAASFEFYGLLGT, from the coding sequence ATGTCTAAAAACAATCATTTGGAACCCGGAGAAGAACGCCGGGACCAAATTATACGCATAGCGATGGAGCGTTTTGCGACCCAGGGCTACCATCAGACGAAAATTTCCGATATTGTCCGGGAAGCTGGCGTCGCGCAAGGTACTTTTTACTGGCACTTCAAAAGTAAGGAGGCCATTGCGTCGGAAATTGTACTGACCGGCAGGGAGAAGTTGCTTGAAGCGATCGGACAAGGCTACCGCAAGGATGCCGGATCGGTTGAAGATATGGTGAGAGCTTCGGAACGGCTGTTTACCGACTTATTCTCCTTTGCAGCGGACAATCGTTATTTTATGGAGTTGTTGCTTAAAGGCATCGTGTCCGAGGATTCAGTACGCCGTCTGGTCGAGGAGACACGTAATGCAGTGGAACAAGCATTTCGCCACAACATGCAACGGGCCATTGAGCTGGGCATGCTGCCGGAATCCATGGATGTACCGCTTCGCGCTGCGCTGCTGGTTAGCATGATTGAAGGTATGATTACGCGCTGGCTGTTTGGCTCGGAGGAGTTGCACAGCAAGTTTTCATCAATGACAGCAACAAAGCTCGCAGCTGAGGCGGCAAGCTTTGAATTTTATGGACTGCTCGGCACATAA
- a CDS encoding substrate-binding periplasmic protein, with protein MKSRKGWTLTALLLMTVLVLSACGSKTTDNGSSNGAQANNELEQIKSAGVIKVGMMGTYAPYNFLNDKKEMDGYDADIAREVAKRLGVKVEFVSQEFSGLTPSLQAKKLDAIISQMTITDDRKKVLDFSDPYITNQVKIIVKEDNNDITKLEDFKGKTIGVGLGTNDESYLRNEVLPKVGDFTIKTYDDVISSLKDLNAGRIDATINNMYALKPIVDANGFNIKAVGEPIKSDQAGIAVRKDNPELVAALNDALKGMKDDGTYNTIFKKWFGEEPAQ; from the coding sequence ATGAAATCTCGCAAAGGCTGGACTTTAACAGCCCTGCTGCTAATGACCGTGCTGGTACTCAGCGCTTGTGGCAGTAAAACTACGGACAATGGAAGCAGCAATGGAGCACAGGCGAACAATGAACTGGAGCAGATCAAGTCTGCTGGCGTCATCAAAGTGGGAATGATGGGCACGTACGCTCCATACAACTTCCTGAACGATAAGAAAGAAATGGACGGCTACGATGCAGATATCGCACGTGAGGTTGCGAAGCGTCTTGGAGTTAAGGTGGAATTTGTATCCCAGGAGTTCTCCGGCCTGACACCAAGTCTGCAAGCCAAAAAGCTGGATGCCATTATCAGCCAGATGACGATTACTGATGATCGTAAGAAAGTACTGGATTTCAGTGATCCGTATATCACGAACCAAGTTAAAATCATTGTCAAAGAAGACAATAACGATATTACCAAGCTGGAAGATTTCAAAGGTAAAACGATTGGCGTAGGTTTGGGTACGAATGATGAATCATATCTGCGTAATGAAGTGTTGCCAAAAGTGGGAGACTTCACGATCAAAACCTATGACGATGTCATCTCTTCACTCAAAGATCTGAATGCTGGACGGATTGATGCCACAATCAACAACATGTATGCACTGAAACCCATTGTGGATGCCAACGGCTTCAACATCAAAGCCGTAGGTGAGCCAATCAAGAGTGACCAAGCTGGTATCGCTGTTCGCAAAGACAACCCGGAACTTGTAGCTGCATTGAATGATGCACTGAAAGGCATGAAGGATGACGGTACGTACAATACCATCTTCAAAAAATGGTTCGGTGAAGAGCCTGCGCAATAA
- a CDS encoding amino acid ABC transporter permease: MELVFENIPFFLKGAYYTLYVTVISMFFAFIIGLLVAIARLKGPMWLRMIARFYVSIMRGTPLLVQLFVIYYGLVDYGVTLGSLTAACLGLSLNAGAFLSETFRGAIQAVPKGQTEAAYATGMTPAQTMRRIIFPQAVRIAIPPMGNTFIGMLKETSLVAALGVTELLRSAQLLVAQYYVNMPFYLAIGVIYWIMSIGFSAILEQVERRLARAY, translated from the coding sequence ATGGAATTGGTATTTGAGAATATCCCCTTCTTTCTGAAGGGGGCATATTACACGCTGTATGTAACTGTGATTTCAATGTTTTTTGCTTTTATCATCGGGTTGCTCGTCGCCATCGCGCGTCTGAAAGGACCGATGTGGCTTAGAATGATCGCCCGTTTCTACGTATCCATCATGCGGGGAACCCCGCTGTTGGTGCAATTATTCGTTATTTATTATGGGCTGGTCGATTATGGCGTAACCTTGGGCTCGCTCACCGCAGCCTGTCTCGGGCTTAGTCTGAATGCGGGTGCATTTCTGTCCGAAACGTTCCGCGGAGCAATTCAAGCTGTACCAAAAGGGCAGACGGAGGCCGCATATGCTACAGGCATGACACCGGCTCAAACGATGAGAAGGATTATATTCCCCCAAGCGGTGCGTATCGCGATCCCTCCAATGGGCAATACGTTTATCGGCATGCTGAAAGAAACATCACTTGTGGCAGCCCTCGGGGTTACGGAGTTGCTTCGCTCGGCACAGCTACTGGTCGCGCAATATTACGTTAATATGCCGTTTTATCTGGCGATTGGCGTGATCTACTGGATCATGAGTATCGGATTCTCGGCCATTCTGGAACAAGTGGAGCGCCGGCTGGCCCGGGCTTACTGA
- a CDS encoding thioredoxin family protein: MERIQSEQQYRDTINSDGMTVIKFDTTWCPDCKNLDRFIGDVIDQHADKTFYALDAEEFLPFAEENGVRGIPSLLVFQNGKKIAHLHSKWAKTPAQISEYLQTLESKV, translated from the coding sequence ATGGAAAGAATTCAAAGTGAACAACAATATCGCGATACAATTAATTCTGACGGAATGACCGTCATTAAATTTGATACAACCTGGTGTCCGGATTGCAAAAACCTGGATCGCTTTATCGGGGACGTTATCGACCAGCATGCGGATAAAACCTTCTATGCCCTCGATGCAGAAGAGTTCCTGCCGTTTGCTGAAGAGAACGGTGTACGCGGCATTCCAAGCCTGCTCGTATTCCAGAACGGCAAGAAAATTGCACATCTGCACAGCAAATGGGCAAAAACGCCTGCTCAAATCTCGGAGTACCTGCAAACTTTGGAGTCCAAGGTATAA
- a CDS encoding DedA family protein, producing MEFAREFIGQYGYFAIYGLLALGVIGMPIPDEVMMTFVGYLASISVLNYSVSIVVSFGGAFTGGLLSYTIGKKAGRPLVEKYGKWVGVNAKRLGRVESWFLKYGYWSIILGYFIPGIRHLMCCFSGISRMAIGRYVLFSSIGAFIWCVVFISIGFYVGVLT from the coding sequence ATGGAATTTGCAAGAGAATTTATTGGTCAATATGGTTATTTCGCAATTTACGGACTGCTGGCTCTTGGCGTGATTGGTATGCCTATTCCGGATGAGGTGATGATGACCTTTGTCGGTTATCTCGCCTCCATCTCGGTGCTGAATTATTCGGTGTCCATCGTTGTCAGTTTTGGTGGAGCGTTTACTGGAGGACTTCTGAGTTACACGATTGGCAAGAAGGCTGGCCGGCCACTGGTTGAGAAGTATGGTAAATGGGTCGGGGTCAACGCGAAACGGCTGGGCAGGGTGGAGTCCTGGTTTTTGAAATACGGGTACTGGTCCATCATACTGGGCTACTTCATTCCAGGCATTCGCCATCTGATGTGCTGCTTCTCCGGGATCAGCCGTATGGCTATAGGACGATACGTCCTTTTCTCCAGCATTGGGGCATTTATATGGTGTGTTGTGTTTATATCGATCGGCTTTTATGTAGGTGTGTTAACTTAA